One window from the genome of Procambarus clarkii isolate CNS0578487 chromosome 90, FALCON_Pclarkii_2.0, whole genome shotgun sequence encodes:
- the LOC138359249 gene encoding heterogeneous nuclear ribonucleoprotein H2-like isoform X2 has product MGEGDEETVVRVRGLPWSATVEDVVKFFDGVNIKNGREGVHLTLSREGRPSGEAYVEVSTEEDVTLAEKKHNQHMGRRYIEVFKAKKSEMEWVVKRAGFGASGGEDDGCVRLRGLPFGCSKEEIAQFFSGLEIVPNGIALPTDYQGRHTGEAYVQFINKEVAEKSLEKHKEKIAHRYIEIFRSNLGEVRAAMSPKMRGPGGPMGGYNNRPTPYDSRDRFGGMNRYSLGGRGRTHFASEGGYNDYDDGPGWGGSGGYNDGPSSWLSNRGGRGGGPGGLKGNFGGGRGGSWNNGTGHCVHMRGLPFRATEMDIADFFRPLNPVNINIIMDSSNRPSGEADIEFATHDDAVKAMSKDKANMQHRYIELFLNSTPGGNMGGPGGPMGGPVGPMGGPGSGNFGGGGGGGSFSGGSMGGGFGGGYGGGSRLGGGGSGYGSGGMGGGGGGGGGYSSLDDGLGSGGIGSLGGGGGMGGGSGMGGGGMGGGGGMGGGSGMGGGGMGGGGGGGMGGGGGGGMGGGGMGGGGMGGGGLGGGGGGMGSGLGSGIGSLGSSLSGGLGSSLSGSLSRGMGSGLGSGSGGMGGSGGMGGGGSGGMGGGGSGGMGGGGSGGGGFGSGFNNGFNSNNGFGPGDQMSGSNYNSFC; this is encoded by the exons ATGGGTGAAGGTGATGAAGAAACAGTGGTCAGGGTTCGTGGCCTACCATGGTCAGCTACTGTGGAGGATGTGGTCAAATTTTTTG ATGGTGTAAATATAAAAAATGGTCGTGAGGGTGTTCACCTCACGCTTTCCAGAGAAGGTCGGCCCAGTGGTGAAGCATATGTTGAAGTTTCCACAGAGGAAGATGTGACCTTAGCGGAGAAGAAACACAACCAACACATGGGCAGAAGATACATTGAGG taTTTAAAGCGAAAAAATCTGAAATGGAATGGGTTGTTAAGAGGGCTGGGTTTGGAGCATCTGGTGGTGAAGATGATGGCTGTGTTCGCCTCCGTGGTTTGCCATTTGGATGCTCAAAAGAAGAGATTGCACAGTTCTTTTCTG GGTTGGAGATAGTTCCGAACGGGATAGCTCTGCCTACCGACTACCAGGGGCGGCATACGGGGGAGGCATACGTTCAGTTTATAAACAAAGAGGTCGCTGAAAAGTCCCTTGAGAAGCATAAGGAAAAAATAGCGCACAG ATACATAGAGATCTTCCGAAGCAATCTAGGAGAAGTACGTgctgccatgagtcccaagatgCGAGGTCCAGGTGGTCCAATGGGAGGCTACAATAACAGACCCACTCCGTATGATTCACGCGATAGATTTGGAGGCATGAATCGTTACAGTTTGGGAGGCCGCGGTCGAACTC ATTTTGCCTCTGAAGGTGGCTACAATGACTATGATGATGGTCCTGGCTGGGGAGGTTCTGGCGGTTACAATGATGGACCTAGCAGCTGGCTGAGTAACCgtggtggccgtggtggtggtCCGGGTGGCTTGAAG GGTAATTTTGGTGGTGGTCGAGGAGGAAGTTGGAACAATGGAACAGGACATTGTGTTCACATGCGAGGTCTTCCTTTCCGTGCTACAGAAATGGACATAGCTGAT TTCTTCAGACCTCTAAACCCTGTCAACATTAATATCATCATGGACAGTTCCAATCGTCCCTCTGGTGAAGCGGATATTGAATTTGCTACACACGATGATGCTGTAAAAGCCATGTCCAAG GATAAAGCAAACATGCAGCATCGTTACATTGAGCTTTTCCTGAACTCCACCCCTGGTGGAAATATGGGTGGACCTGGAGGACCCATGGGAGGCCCAGTTGGTCCCATGGGTGGACCAGGCTCTGGTAACTTtggaggtggtggcggcggcggaagTTTCAGCGGAGGCAGCATGGGCGGCGGGTTTGGTGGGGGTTATGGGGGGGGCAGCCGATTGGGGGGAG GTGGTAGTGGATATGGCAGTGGTGGAATGGGTGGCggtggaggcggcggcggcggctacaGTTCCCTAGACGATGGCTTGGGTAGTGGAGGAATTGGTAGTTTGGGCGGAGGCGGTGGTATGGGAGGGGGCAGTGGAATGGGCGGTGGTGGTATGGGAGGGGGCGGTGGTATGGGAGGGGGTAGTGGAATGGGCGGCGgtggtatgggtggtggtggcggcggtggaatgggtggtggcggcggcggtggaatGGGCGGTGGGGGAATGGGCGGTGGTGGAATGGGTGGAGGGGgactgggtggtggcggtggaggaATGGGCAGCGGTTTGGGAAGTGGAATTGGAAGTTTGGGAAGTAGCCTCAGCGGAGGGCTGGGTAGCAGCCTCTCTGGAAGCTTGAGTAGGGGAATGGGCAGTGGTTTGGGAAGTGGAAGTGGTGGAATGGGCGGCAGTGGCGGAATGGGCGGCGGCGGCAGTGGCGGAATGGGAGGTGGCGGCAGTGGAGGAATGGGCGGCGGTGGAAGTGGAGGCGGCGGCTTCGGTAGCGGCTTCAACAACGGCTTCAACTCAAACAACGGTTTTGGCCCTGGCGACCAGATGTCTGGCAGCAACTACAACAGCTTCTGTTAG
- the LOC138359249 gene encoding heterogeneous nuclear ribonucleoprotein H2-like isoform X1 — translation MSDGEEEKQTKMGEGDEETVVRVRGLPWSATVEDVVKFFDGVNIKNGREGVHLTLSREGRPSGEAYVEVSTEEDVTLAEKKHNQHMGRRYIEVFKAKKSEMEWVVKRAGFGASGGEDDGCVRLRGLPFGCSKEEIAQFFSGLEIVPNGIALPTDYQGRHTGEAYVQFINKEVAEKSLEKHKEKIAHRYIEIFRSNLGEVRAAMSPKMRGPGGPMGGYNNRPTPYDSRDRFGGMNRYSLGGRGRTHFASEGGYNDYDDGPGWGGSGGYNDGPSSWLSNRGGRGGGPGGLKGNFGGGRGGSWNNGTGHCVHMRGLPFRATEMDIADFFRPLNPVNINIIMDSSNRPSGEADIEFATHDDAVKAMSKDKANMQHRYIELFLNSTPGGNMGGPGGPMGGPVGPMGGPGSGNFGGGGGGGSFSGGSMGGGFGGGYGGGSRLGGGGSGYGSGGMGGGGGGGGGYSSLDDGLGSGGIGSLGGGGGMGGGSGMGGGGMGGGGGMGGGSGMGGGGMGGGGGGGMGGGGGGGMGGGGMGGGGMGGGGLGGGGGGMGSGLGSGIGSLGSSLSGGLGSSLSGSLSRGMGSGLGSGSGGMGGSGGMGGGGSGGMGGGGSGGMGGGGSGGGGFGSGFNNGFNSNNGFGPGDQMSGSNYNSFC, via the exons ATGTCTGACGGAG AGGAAGAAAAGCAAACCAAAATGGGTGAAGGTGATGAAGAAACAGTGGTCAGGGTTCGTGGCCTACCATGGTCAGCTACTGTGGAGGATGTGGTCAAATTTTTTG ATGGTGTAAATATAAAAAATGGTCGTGAGGGTGTTCACCTCACGCTTTCCAGAGAAGGTCGGCCCAGTGGTGAAGCATATGTTGAAGTTTCCACAGAGGAAGATGTGACCTTAGCGGAGAAGAAACACAACCAACACATGGGCAGAAGATACATTGAGG taTTTAAAGCGAAAAAATCTGAAATGGAATGGGTTGTTAAGAGGGCTGGGTTTGGAGCATCTGGTGGTGAAGATGATGGCTGTGTTCGCCTCCGTGGTTTGCCATTTGGATGCTCAAAAGAAGAGATTGCACAGTTCTTTTCTG GGTTGGAGATAGTTCCGAACGGGATAGCTCTGCCTACCGACTACCAGGGGCGGCATACGGGGGAGGCATACGTTCAGTTTATAAACAAAGAGGTCGCTGAAAAGTCCCTTGAGAAGCATAAGGAAAAAATAGCGCACAG ATACATAGAGATCTTCCGAAGCAATCTAGGAGAAGTACGTgctgccatgagtcccaagatgCGAGGTCCAGGTGGTCCAATGGGAGGCTACAATAACAGACCCACTCCGTATGATTCACGCGATAGATTTGGAGGCATGAATCGTTACAGTTTGGGAGGCCGCGGTCGAACTC ATTTTGCCTCTGAAGGTGGCTACAATGACTATGATGATGGTCCTGGCTGGGGAGGTTCTGGCGGTTACAATGATGGACCTAGCAGCTGGCTGAGTAACCgtggtggccgtggtggtggtCCGGGTGGCTTGAAG GGTAATTTTGGTGGTGGTCGAGGAGGAAGTTGGAACAATGGAACAGGACATTGTGTTCACATGCGAGGTCTTCCTTTCCGTGCTACAGAAATGGACATAGCTGAT TTCTTCAGACCTCTAAACCCTGTCAACATTAATATCATCATGGACAGTTCCAATCGTCCCTCTGGTGAAGCGGATATTGAATTTGCTACACACGATGATGCTGTAAAAGCCATGTCCAAG GATAAAGCAAACATGCAGCATCGTTACATTGAGCTTTTCCTGAACTCCACCCCTGGTGGAAATATGGGTGGACCTGGAGGACCCATGGGAGGCCCAGTTGGTCCCATGGGTGGACCAGGCTCTGGTAACTTtggaggtggtggcggcggcggaagTTTCAGCGGAGGCAGCATGGGCGGCGGGTTTGGTGGGGGTTATGGGGGGGGCAGCCGATTGGGGGGAG GTGGTAGTGGATATGGCAGTGGTGGAATGGGTGGCggtggaggcggcggcggcggctacaGTTCCCTAGACGATGGCTTGGGTAGTGGAGGAATTGGTAGTTTGGGCGGAGGCGGTGGTATGGGAGGGGGCAGTGGAATGGGCGGTGGTGGTATGGGAGGGGGCGGTGGTATGGGAGGGGGTAGTGGAATGGGCGGCGgtggtatgggtggtggtggcggcggtggaatgggtggtggcggcggcggtggaatGGGCGGTGGGGGAATGGGCGGTGGTGGAATGGGTGGAGGGGgactgggtggtggcggtggaggaATGGGCAGCGGTTTGGGAAGTGGAATTGGAAGTTTGGGAAGTAGCCTCAGCGGAGGGCTGGGTAGCAGCCTCTCTGGAAGCTTGAGTAGGGGAATGGGCAGTGGTTTGGGAAGTGGAAGTGGTGGAATGGGCGGCAGTGGCGGAATGGGCGGCGGCGGCAGTGGCGGAATGGGAGGTGGCGGCAGTGGAGGAATGGGCGGCGGTGGAAGTGGAGGCGGCGGCTTCGGTAGCGGCTTCAACAACGGCTTCAACTCAAACAACGGTTTTGGCCCTGGCGACCAGATGTCTGGCAGCAACTACAACAGCTTCTGTTAG